One Bombilactobacillus folatiphilus genomic window, TTTACCGCGGACTTCACAAAGTCAAAGTTTGGTAGGGTCTTATGTGAAATTAGCTGATTTACAGCCGGGCGATTTAGTATTCTGGGGTCAACCAGGTGAAGCCGATCATGTTGGGATCTATGTAGGTGATGGTGAGTATATTCATGCACCACAACCTGGTGAACAAGTGAGAATTGGAAAGATCCAATGGTTTAAGCCCGACTTTGGTCGACGTTTGAGTGGTTTAGAGTAGTGGTGAATAAATTATGTTGCGGTTAGTAACAGGAATTGGTTTGATTGTAGTGAGCTTTTGGTTATGCTTGCTGATTTATGTGAATCATCATCAGTTTGCGGAAACTGAATTAAAGCGTGTAGTTTATTTTTCTCAAATATGTAATGGAATTGTTGCTGTTTTATTATTCATTTTTGGATTAATGTTAATCTTTTTTAAATAAAAAAAGACCGTCATGCGCTGATTGACAGCGATGGCGGCCTTTTTTGTTACTGAAAGTTACAGTGCTTGTGCTCGATGGGGCTGAAAGGAAATATTTGTAAAATCGAAAGTAGCTAGTTGGCTTAAGGTTATATAATGGTTCACACTTGGCAATAACATTAAGTTAATAGCTTCTTGACTATCATCGGGAATCACTGAAACGATTGGCTTATGATTTGCATAAGCATAGCCATATTCAAAGGCCATACCAGTATCTGGATTTTTAGGGAAATACATCCCACACAAGAGATCAGAACGATCAATTCCAGCGAGATCAGAACGAAAAGTTCCCATTTGCCAAAAAAGATCAGCCGTTATTTCTGGTTGTTTATCAACATCAATATGATTGAATTGATAATCTAAAGGGCGAAAACTGTTTTTCCAATCGATGGTAGGATTTTTGGCTAATTGCGCTTGACCTTGAGCCATGAATTCTTTTTCGGCTTCTGAAAACCATGAGCAAGCAAAGTAAACTGTTTTTTGTTGGGTCATACGAAACTCCGATCTGGTGAATTAATTTAATATATTTATTATAACGTAAAAAAGATTAATTCGGTTGATTGTCAATGAGATTGTTCGTCTTTTTGGCGTTCTTTATATCAGAAGCCAAGTTTATTTAATGGTAAGCTAAATAATAATATAACTAAGGGGGACTTCATGATGTTAAATCAGGTTATTGGTTCACAACAATTTTATCCGGCGACTGATTCTAGAAGTTTTGTCGATAGTCAGGTTACGATCGGCGAAGTGGGAGCTAACGATTTATTAGTTCAAGTTTTGGCTAGTGCGGTCAATCCAATTGATATCGCTGTTCGCAAAACGCTGATAAATGAACAAGAACCGCGGGTACTAGGTTTTGATGCGGTGGCGATTGTACAAAAAGTAGGTAAAGATGTGGACGATTTTCAACCAGGAGATCGGATTTTTTACGCGGGGGAATATTCACGGGCCGGAAGTAATGCCCAATATCAAATTGTTGACCAGCGTATCGTTGCTCTGGCACCACAGCAATTGACTGATGCGCAAGCTGCCGCGATGCCTTTAACGGCTCTGACGGCGTATGAACTATTGTTTGAAAAATTAAATTTGACAATGAATGTGGCAGTAAATCAACAGAAAACAATTTT contains:
- a CDS encoding nucleoside 2-deoxyribosyltransferase, coding for MTQQKTVYFACSWFSEAEKEFMAQGQAQLAKNPTIDWKNSFRPLDYQFNHIDVDKQPEITADLFWQMGTFRSDLAGIDRSDLLCGMYFPKNPDTGMAFEYGYAYANHKPIVSVIPDDSQEAINLMLLPSVNHYITLSQLATFDFTNISFQPHRAQAL